CCGCGGTGGGCAACGGCCCGGTCAACGCGCTGGACGCGGCCCTGCGAAAGGCGCTGGAGAAGTTCTACCCCGCCATCCGCGACGTGCGCCTGGTGGACTTCAAGGTGCGGGTGCTCGCCTCGGGCGGGGGAACGGGCGCCCGGGTGCGGGTGCTCATCGAGTCGAGCGACGGGCACGAGACCTGGGGCACCGTGGGGGTGAGCGCCAACGTGATCGAGGCGTCGTGGCAGGCGCTGGTGGACTCCATCGAGTACAAGCTCATGCGCGACGAGGAGCGGGCGGCGGGCTCGCCGGTCCCCCGCCGCAGGGCCACCAACGGGGCCTGAGGGTGCGCGGGCAGACCCCGGCGCTCCTCTTCCCGGCCACCGCTTTTCCCGCCGCCGATCGCGGTTTCCGGAGCCCGTCGCGACCGGGGTTCCCATGTCCGATCCCACCGCCTCCCGTACCGCCGCCCTGGGCCTCCTGGTGCTGGCGGCGCTGGCCTGGATCCTCCCACCCGGCCTGCGGTGGGCCGCTCGCCTGCTTGCCCCCGCGCCCCCCGCGATTTACGGGCTCGCCGATGCCCCCGGCCTTTACTGGTCGCCCGAGGGGGCGACACCGGTTCCCGACGGGCACCGGGCCGCCGGCGGCCGGGAAGGCCCGCTTCCCCTGGACGGCTGG
Above is a window of Thermodesulfobacteriota bacterium DNA encoding:
- a CDS encoding alpha-isopropylmalate synthase regulatory domain-containing protein, with amino-acid sequence AVGNGPVNALDAALRKALEKFYPAIRDVRLVDFKVRVLASGGGTGARVRVLIESSDGHETWGTVGVSANVIEASWQALVDSIEYKLMRDEERAAGSPVPRRRATNGA